In one Silene latifolia isolate original U9 population chromosome 10, ASM4854445v1, whole genome shotgun sequence genomic region, the following are encoded:
- the LOC141607910 gene encoding uncharacterized protein LOC141607910: MDEYRSKSYGDGRMELDNYYGPTNNNNNNNNNHNGVGFQDLRCYSASYATSARTSGFDPDPKELRKTKTGKAAATSTAWCFSDPELQRKKRVASYKSYSVEAKLKRSFSKSFRWIKHRYTNIVNGS, from the coding sequence atgGATGAATATAGATCTAAATCATATGGTGATGGAAGAATGGAATTAGATAACTACTATGGTCCtactaataataacaacaacaacaacaacaatcacaatggCGTTGGTTTTCAAGATTTAAGATGTTACAGTGCATCTTATGCAACTTCAGCAAGAACTTCAGGATTTGACCCGGATCCGAAAGAGTTAAGAAAGACCAAAACTGGTAAAGCAGCAGCTACTTCTACTGCATGGTGTTTTAGTGACCCTGAATTGCAAAGAAAGAAAAGGGTTGCTAGTTATAAGTCTTACAGTGTTGAAGCCAAACTCAAGAGATCTTTTTCTAAAAGTTTCAGATGGATTAAACACAGGTATACCAATATTGTCAATGGTTCCTGA